The genomic DNA GGCTGCGCGCCGGCCGGCTGATCGCGCTGCTGGCCGTGGGCCGGCCGCGGGACCTCACCCAGGGGCGCAAGCTGATCCACGCCGGCGCCGCGCTGGACCGCGAGCGGGCCGCCGACGCGGCCGTACCGCTGAAATCGGCCGCGCTGTGACCGCACGCGGCGCGCCGCGGGCAGCGCCGGCATCCCCGCATCCGGGGATGCTTCGCGGTGATATGCCTCCCTTTGGCGCTGCCCTGTACCGGGAGGCGGTCCGAGATGGCAGGCTGGGGGGTGTGACCGAGATTGATGCGAAGATCGATGCTCTCGTCCCCTCCTGGCTCACCCTCCCCGACATCGCGGAGAACCTCGGCGTCGAGGTGACCCGCGTGCGGCAGTTGGTCAAGGAAGGCCAGTTGATCGCGGTGCGGCGGGGTGAGAACAACGCGCTGCACGTGCCCGCCGAGTTCATCGGCGAGGGGAAGGTCGTCAAGGGCCTCACCGGGACCCTGACGCTGCTCAAGGACGACGGCTTCAGCGACGCGGAGGCGCTGGAGTGGCTGTTCACCCCCGACCCCTCGCTTCCG from Streptomyces sp. CMB-StM0423 includes the following:
- a CDS encoding Rv2175c family DNA-binding protein — its product is MTEIDAKIDALVPSWLTLPDIAENLGVEVTRVRQLVKEGQLIAVRRGENNALHVPAEFIGEGKVVKGLTGTLTLLKDDGFSDAEALEWLFTPDPSLPGTPAQALRENRGTEVKRRAQALAV